The following proteins are encoded in a genomic region of Methanobrevibacter gottschalkii DSM 11977:
- a CDS encoding DUF367 family protein translates to MRITVFHANECDRKKCTSIKMEKMGKCRLVYDINKIPGGAVVLNPYAEKAVSYEDYKYVQRRGVVGLDCSWNEVSQSKKFFSLSKYHRSLPFLIATNPVNYGKPCILSTVEAIAATLYITRFKDEAYDMMDGFKWGHTFLELNQDLLEAYSEVDTSAEVVRLQNEFLENSKKEVND, encoded by the coding sequence ATGAGAATTACAGTTTTTCACGCAAATGAATGTGATAGAAAGAAATGCACTTCCATAAAAATGGAAAAAATGGGTAAATGTAGATTGGTTTATGATATAAATAAAATTCCTGGTGGTGCAGTAGTTCTAAATCCATATGCGGAGAAAGCTGTATCTTATGAAGATTATAAATATGTACAGAGAAGGGGTGTTGTTGGTTTGGATTGTTCTTGGAATGAAGTATCCCAATCTAAAAAATTCTTTTCCTTGTCAAAATATCACAGGTCACTTCCTTTTTTAATAGCAACAAACCCTGTAAATTATGGAAAGCCATGTATCTTATCTACAGTTGAAGCTATTGCTGCAACACTTTATATTACACGTTTCAAAGATGAGGCATATGATATGATGGATGGTTTTAAATGGGGTCATACATTTTTAGAGCTAAATCAGGATTTGCTTGAGGCGTATAGTGAAGTAGACACTAGTGCTGAAGTTGTTCGTCTTCAAAATGAATTTTTAGAAAATTCTAAAAAGGAAGTAAATGATTGA
- a CDS encoding 50S ribosomal protein L40e has product MARFEEAENRMFNVKICLKCNARNPAGATTCRKCGYKGLRYKAKEPRG; this is encoded by the coding sequence ATGGCAAGATTCGAAGAAGCAGAAAACAGAATGTTCAATGTAAAAATCTGTTTAAAATGTAACGCTCGTAACCCTGCTGGTGCTACAACTTGTAGAAAATGTGGTTACAAAGGTTTAAGATACAAAGCTAAAGAACCAAGAGGATAG
- a CDS encoding geranylgeranylglyceryl/heptaprenylglyceryl phosphate synthase, which produces MKDVENYIRDILKSRKIHFTLIDPDEQTPEEALEIATQAIEGGTDGIMIGGSTVNGDDVNNTCKILSENIAVPIIIFPGNTSSVSEYADAIFYMSYVNSRDPYWINGAQALAAPAVKASGMEILSMHYMVVSPGGTVGWVGDANLVPRNKPKIPAAYAMSAELFGIKFFYLEAGSGAEEPVPPKMVGYAKMAGPKNILVVGGGIRDGKAAYMAAKAGGDVIVTGTVVEEVDDVKTKIQEITGAILKASME; this is translated from the coding sequence ATGAAAGATGTTGAAAATTATATTCGAGATATATTGAAAAGTAGGAAGATACACTTTACTTTAATTGACCCTGATGAACAGACACCAGAAGAAGCTTTGGAAATAGCCACTCAAGCTATTGAAGGTGGAACTGATGGTATTATGATTGGAGGATCTACTGTTAATGGTGATGATGTAAACAATACTTGCAAAATATTATCTGAAAATATTGCCGTTCCGATTATTATTTTTCCGGGCAATACTAGTAGTGTAAGTGAATATGCTGATGCTATTTTTTACATGAGTTATGTAAACTCAAGAGATCCATATTGGATTAATGGTGCTCAAGCATTAGCTGCCCCGGCAGTTAAAGCATCTGGAATGGAAATATTATCAATGCATTACATGGTTGTTTCTCCTGGAGGAACTGTTGGCTGGGTTGGAGATGCAAATTTAGTACCTAGAAACAAACCTAAAATTCCTGCAGCTTATGCAATGTCTGCAGAATTATTTGGGATTAAGTTTTTTTATCTTGAAGCAGGTTCTGGTGCAGAAGAACCAGTTCCACCAAAAATGGTTGGTTATGCTAAAATGGCAGGTCCAAAAAATATTCTTGTCGTTGGCGGAGGAATCCGTGATGGCAAAGCAGCTTATATGGCTGCAAAAGCCGGTGGGGATGTTATTGTAACAGGTACTGTTGTTGAAGAAGTAGATGATGTGAAAACTAAAATTCAAGAAATAACCGGAGCTATTTTAAAAGCTTCAATGGAGTAG
- a CDS encoding DNA double-strand break repair nuclease NurA, with protein sequence MLNSLYEKAIAKRGFIHDIDSQTDVESQLEYKWFNRDILEIDNGFSIAAGDGSFNKKKFLTTNFCAVGAESIIYDGKIKKIDDSDIFDIPHVSFLDELLSNYMAIYELKCALRTIKEYNVDYYMIDGSILGDLQNPFPRGAKLPSKLKNNLDDILLKEFERRLNIKKYGLIFPEIRDSLNLVEFPKNENSNKIEEYNLHLASIEKIILLKEILQFRKKIISISKTSSDNDLFHWNIPDIAFLDKFTEKQGISLIKHKTVYKKTAFPYFNDFFKSITFTIFYIRLQDNKNVLKVELPYKASKEDVFELIKKINALTVQGYPYLLNKAHNDVVITDKNIKELLKIAKIYETTNREVMSW encoded by the coding sequence ATGTTAAATTCATTATACGAAAAAGCCATAGCTAAAAGAGGATTTATTCATGATATTGATTCACAAACTGATGTTGAATCTCAATTGGAGTATAAATGGTTTAATAGAGATATTCTAGAAATTGATAATGGTTTTTCTATTGCTGCAGGAGATGGAAGTTTCAACAAAAAGAAATTTCTAACAACTAATTTTTGTGCAGTAGGCGCTGAATCTATAATTTATGATGGTAAAATTAAGAAGATAGATGATTCAGATATTTTTGATATTCCGCATGTCTCTTTTTTAGATGAATTGCTCAGTAATTATATGGCTATTTATGAACTTAAATGTGCACTTAGAACCATTAAAGAATATAATGTTGATTATTATATGATTGATGGATCTATTTTAGGAGATTTACAAAACCCATTTCCAAGAGGTGCTAAATTACCCTCCAAACTTAAAAATAATTTAGATGATATTCTACTTAAAGAATTTGAGAGAAGATTAAACATAAAAAAATATGGATTAATATTTCCAGAAATTAGGGATTCACTAAATCTTGTTGAATTTCCAAAAAATGAAAATTCAAATAAAATTGAAGAATATAATCTTCACCTTGCTTCTATTGAAAAAATAATTCTATTAAAAGAAATTTTACAATTTAGAAAAAAAATCATTTCAATTTCAAAAACTTCATCTGATAATGATTTATTTCATTGGAATATTCCAGATATTGCATTCTTAGATAAATTTACAGAAAAGCAGGGAATTTCATTAATTAAACATAAAACAGTATATAAAAAAACAGCATTTCCATACTTTAATGATTTTTTTAAGAGTATAACATTTACAATCTTTTATATTCGTTTACAAGATAATAAAAATGTATTGAAAGTTGAATTGCCTTATAAGGCATCAAAAGAGGACGTATTTGAATTAATTAAAAAGATTAATGCATTAACAGTTCAAGGTTATCCATATTTACTTAATAAAGCACATAATGATGTTGTAATTACAGATAAGAATATTAAGGAATTATTAAAAATAGCTAAAATTTATGAAACAACTAATAGGGAAGTGATGTCATGGTAG
- a CDS encoding helicase HerA-like domain-containing protein, translating into MVVGICIGETSLTEVTFISDKMPKVGEYVTIEYDGKKVLGMIENLIRGNDSLNVDINDFNAIQKISRIGAEDNYIKGRVKILGDVNDNLKLPRTPVLPGTEIHLADGEILDKIFNVKNPIKLGCLVNQSDVDVNVEANPILSRHLAILAMTGAGKSNTVAVLIDQLLGYNVPIFVFDMHGEYKDAEFPNGNVNVIMPKINPHYMNFYEIKKLVNIGANSFIQERHFRRAFKQAEKNISDGIAQTNNFLQIMYDILDKDSHVEGSDKQIVDVMNKIDDAMERYSNLFDKNIGNILSNVKRGYVNVLDLSQVDESVASVLVSHILRNALKRSKDAAHTGDKKDLIDNSVFFILEEAHILAPNKRESDSKRWIQRVAREGRKFGLGLCLVSQSPKTVDHDALSQMNNMIILRLVEPEDQRHVQSASESLSQDLINQLPSLNVGEAIVLGLMSKIPTLVKIDMFKGRRHGDDMDLISYFKELGEDSDYNDETVDMGYDY; encoded by the coding sequence ATGGTAGTTGGAATTTGTATTGGTGAAACTTCACTTACAGAGGTAACCTTCATTTCAGATAAAATGCCAAAAGTTGGCGAATATGTTACAATTGAATATGATGGAAAGAAAGTTTTAGGAATGATTGAAAATTTAATAAGGGGAAATGATTCTTTAAATGTTGATATTAATGATTTCAATGCAATACAAAAGATTTCAAGAATTGGTGCTGAAGATAATTATATTAAGGGTAGGGTAAAAATTCTCGGTGATGTTAATGATAATTTAAAATTACCAAGAACACCTGTACTTCCAGGAACAGAAATTCATCTAGCTGATGGAGAAATTTTAGATAAAATATTCAATGTAAAGAATCCCATTAAGTTGGGCTGTCTTGTAAATCAAAGTGATGTTGATGTAAATGTTGAAGCAAATCCAATTTTATCAAGACATTTAGCTATTCTTGCAATGACCGGTGCAGGCAAATCAAATACTGTAGCTGTTTTAATAGATCAATTATTAGGTTATAATGTTCCTATTTTCGTTTTTGATATGCATGGCGAATATAAAGATGCGGAATTTCCCAATGGCAATGTTAATGTAATAATGCCTAAAATCAATCCTCATTATATGAATTTCTATGAAATCAAAAAATTGGTAAATATTGGTGCAAATAGTTTTATTCAGGAAAGACACTTTAGAAGAGCATTCAAACAAGCTGAAAAGAATATTTCAGATGGTATAGCACAGACTAATAATTTCCTACAAATAATGTATGATATTTTAGATAAAGATTCACATGTTGAAGGATCAGATAAACAAATTGTTGATGTAATGAATAAAATTGATGATGCAATGGAGAGATACTCCAATTTATTCGATAAAAACATTGGAAATATTTTATCTAATGTCAAAAGAGGGTATGTTAATGTTTTGGATTTAAGTCAAGTTGATGAGTCAGTTGCAAGTGTTTTAGTAAGTCACATATTAAGAAACGCACTTAAAAGAAGTAAAGATGCGGCACATACTGGTGATAAAAAAGATTTAATTGATAATTCAGTATTCTTTATTTTAGAAGAAGCACATATTTTAGCTCCGAATAAGAGAGAATCCGATTCTAAAAGATGGATTCAAAGAGTTGCAAGAGAAGGTCGTAAATTCGGTTTAGGTTTATGTTTGGTAAGTCAATCCCCAAAAACAGTTGATCATGATGCATTATCTCAGATGAACAACATGATTATTTTAAGGCTTGTTGAACCTGAAGATCAAAGGCATGTTCAATCAGCTAGTGAAAGCTTATCACAAGATTTGATTAATCAGCTTCCATCATTAAACGTTGGGGAAGCTATTGTTTTAGGTTTGATGAGTAAAATACCAACACTTGTTAAAATTGACATGTTTAAAGGTCGTCGTCATGGTGATGATATGGATTTAATCTCTTATTTCAAAGAGTTAGGTGAGGATTCAGATTATAATGATGAAACAGTAGATATGGGGTATGATTACTAA
- a CDS encoding metallophosphoesterase family protein: protein MKFAHLADTHLGYRQFGLIEREKDFYEVFEKVIDKIIEEKVDFVIHSGDLFETARPSPNALLVFQKGLLKLKGAGIPMYAIAGNHDSVMRQGAIPPQVIFKKLGLKVISPINTDYMHGDIFIAGLPYYPSSQSKTLKSKLAELSKKAANHEKSILVLHQGIDKYLGYQYELEIGDIPDNFTYYAFGHIHKYINESFGNGRLVYPGSVEIWKTDEVEDYKKNGKGFVVVDLEGPKPIVKRVKIDVPREFIKRSLDYENLESGIAGIKETIKDFDKQPILNLTIKDVESDTSGVYDIINEDLGDLSLMIRPKFNIKGEELIDEDNIKKNGLGAKEILVEQLKKYNDDNVTQLAIDLYEYLSKDKIEESKDLIEQFYNDFYNSTKDEVELQTEEIEPETAQVKSEDVQATFNEVLK, encoded by the coding sequence ATGAAATTTGCACATTTAGCAGATACTCATTTAGGTTATCGTCAATTTGGTTTAATTGAACGTGAAAAAGACTTTTATGAAGTATTTGAAAAGGTTATAGATAAAATAATTGAAGAAAAAGTGGATTTTGTAATTCATAGTGGGGATTTATTTGAAACTGCAAGACCGTCTCCCAATGCACTTTTAGTTTTCCAAAAAGGTTTATTAAAATTAAAAGGTGCAGGAATTCCTATGTATGCAATTGCAGGAAATCATGATTCTGTAATGCGTCAAGGAGCTATCCCTCCGCAAGTAATATTTAAAAAACTGGGTTTAAAAGTAATTAGTCCAATTAACACTGATTATATGCATGGAGATATTTTTATTGCAGGTTTGCCTTACTATCCATCATCACAGAGTAAAACTCTAAAATCTAAATTAGCAGAATTATCTAAAAAGGCAGCCAATCATGAAAAATCTATTCTAGTATTGCATCAAGGCATTGACAAATATCTAGGATATCAATATGAATTAGAAATAGGAGATATTCCAGATAATTTTACTTATTATGCTTTTGGTCATATTCATAAGTATATTAATGAATCATTTGGTAATGGAAGATTAGTTTATCCCGGATCTGTTGAAATTTGGAAAACTGATGAAGTTGAAGATTATAAAAAGAACGGGAAAGGTTTCGTTGTTGTTGATCTTGAGGGTCCAAAACCAATTGTTAAAAGGGTCAAAATCGATGTTCCTCGTGAATTTATTAAAAGATCACTTGATTATGAAAACTTAGAAAGTGGTATTGCAGGTATTAAAGAAACAATTAAGGACTTTGATAAACAGCCTATTTTGAATTTAACAATTAAAGATGTTGAATCTGATACAAGTGGTGTTTATGATATTATTAATGAAGATTTAGGTGATTTGTCTTTAATGATTAGACCAAAATTTAATATTAAAGGTGAAGAGCTTATTGATGAAGATAATATTAAAAAGAATGGTTTGGGCGCTAAAGAAATATTGGTGGAACAATTAAAGAAATATAATGATGATAATGTAACTCAGTTAGCTATTGACTTATATGAATATTTATCAAAAGATAAGATTGAAGAGTCAAAAGATTTAATTGAACAGTTCTATAATGACTTTTATAATTCAACTAAGGATGAAGTTGAATTACAAACAGAAGAAATTGAACCTGAAACCGCCCAGGTGAAGTCAGAAGATGTTCAAGCAACATTTAATGAGGTTTTAAAATGA